CAGATTGTACCCAAGTATTTTTGTGCTTTTGGAGGTGCACCTTCCTGGCCTTCAGAAATTACTTTTTTCATCAGGTATAGAATATGGAAGAAGAAAAGCGTTGATATTGTACCCCAGATGAAGAATAGAGTCGGATCTGTAACTTCGTAAAATTGGCCAACATAGCCGGTAAGAATCATAGCAGTACCGGAGAACCAAAATCCATTTCGAACTGAACTGAAGTCACTTTTGGTCAGAGTAACAACAAACAGAATTTGAAATAGAAGCATTGGAACATCAATCAGCCAGTTCAAATAACGGTAGCCATTATTAAACAGGTCGGCTCCTTCATCCAACATATAACGAGCAGAATCTGCATCATATGAAAGCATACCTGTCCAGTTTTGCTGTTGTACAAGCAGCAGCAAGAATGCTGAAATCATTACAACTACAGAGAGAACAGATGAGATTCTGTATTTCGGTTTTACGGTTTTGATGGTCAATACAAAGTAGAGCAACCCTGCTAACATAATCGCGTAGCCGAGAGTAAGAACGTGGGCCGACATTTGGTAGGCCATTTCTGTAAACCCGGATTCCATCGCGACATAGTTTTCAAAGGTCGAATTCCCTAAAGAACTAATTAAATCCATGACGATATAAGGTTAATTAAAGTTTATGTAAGCCCTTTTTTAGACTTACCTCGAATCAAC
This is a stretch of genomic DNA from Rhodohalobacter barkolensis. It encodes these proteins:
- a CDS encoding bacteriorhodopsin; this encodes MDLISSLGNSTFENYVAMESGFTEMAYQMSAHVLTLGYAIMLAGLLYFVLTIKTVKPKYRISSVLSVVVMISAFLLLLVQQQNWTGMLSYDADSARYMLDEGADLFNNGYRYLNWLIDVPMLLFQILFVVTLTKSDFSSVRNGFWFSGTAMILTGYVGQFYEVTDPTLFFIWGTISTLFFFHILYLMKKVISEGQEGAPPKAQKYLGTIWKLFLFTWMLYPGAYLMPYLTFGGLEPVLSETLVVARHITYTIADVGSKVIYGILLTLVAQEMSKAEGYDFEHMENAL